The nucleotide window AACTGCGCGGGTAACGTGGCGGGCAACTATCAGGCATGTAAGCAATTCACCGGCCTGATCGGTTACGACTACGAGAACTTTGGTATCTCGGCATCGTACGACCAGATGCGCGGCAACACGGGCGCCGCCGCACCGCTGACGAGCTCGCAATACACCGACTCGCACGCTGTGATCAACGCGTACTACAAGTGGTCGTCGGGTCGCGTGGGCGGTGGCTGGATTCACCGCAACGTGAGCGCCGATGCCGCATCGCTCAGCTCGGACATCTACTTCCTCGGCTTCACGTACCTGCCGACGATCACGTGGGCGTTCGATGCGCAGGCAATCCGTTACCAACTGAAGAGCCGTGCCAACGCGACCATGCTGATCGGCCGCGCCACGTACTCGCTGTCCAAGCGTACGTCGCTGTACGGCATGGCCGGTTGGGTCGCGAACAGCCAGAAGGGCGTGGTAGCGATCGCCGCCGGTGGCTCGGTGGTCACGGGCGCGAACCAGTTCGGCACGATGCTGGGTATCCAGCACACGTTCTGATCGCGCTGAGTCGTTGATCCGCTGACGCGAACTTTGTTTCGCGTCTGTCCGATACGCGGCGTCGCGCGCGTGAATTCGTCCGGGGGGGCGATTCACATGCCGTGCGGCGCCGCGTCACTCCCTCCTGCTGCGGCATACGACGTGGTGGCGGTGCCGCGCACCACGAGAGAGTGATCCGGCAGACGTCGCGTGGCCGTACCGTGTGCAGCCGTACATTCCCCGAGCTGCACCATCGCACGCGATCTTCCTGCCCGGCCCGGGTGGTTCAGTCAACCGTTCCCCGGGCCGTCCATTTTTCCCCCGTCAGTGTCGGCGACGGTGTGGCTTGCGCTATAGGGTTTGCGCGCTGGCACTTTCGCGCGCTGGCGCTGGCGCGCTCCCGTATTGCATTTCCGGTAACCTGCGCATGTCCCAAAGCCTGACCCAACCCATGCCACCTTCCGCGCCGCTGGCCGATGGACTGAGCGCACGCGCTCGCCGCATCGCCGTGCCGTCCATCCTGCTCGGCACCTTTCTAGGCAATCTCGACGCGTCCATTGCCAACGTCGCGCTGCCGACCATCGCGCGCGATCTGGTGGCCGACCCGGCGTCGACGGTGTGGGTCGTCAACGCTTATCAACTGATTTTCGCCATGGCCGTGCTGCCGCTCGCTGCACTGGGCGAGAAGCTCGGCTACCGGCGCGTGTTTCTGTTCGGTGTGGCCGGTTTCACCGTAGCATCGCTCGGCTGCGCGCTCGCACCGAATCTGGCGTGGCTGGTGGCGGCGCGTGTCGTGCAGGGCTTGTGCGGCGCATGCATGTCGACCATCGTGCCCGCGCTGTTGCGGATGGTCTTTCCGCCGAACATGGGCGGTCGCGCGATCTCGTTACTGGCGTTGACCGTCGCGCTCTCGACGGCGGCAGGCCCCAGCGTGGCGGCGGTGATTCTGTCGCTGGCCGACTGGCGCTGGTTGTTCGCCATCAACCTGCCGATCGGTTTGGCCGCTTTCGTTGCCTCTTCGCGTTTTCTACCGGCGACGCCCGGGGCCGAGCGGCGGCTCGACGTGCCGGGTGCCTTGCTGAATGCCGTGGCGTTGGCACTCATCATCATCGGGCTGGGGCATGTGGGCGAGGCCGGACACCATGGCGTGGCGGCGTTGCAGATCGTGCTCGGGCTGGTGGCCGCCGTGATTCTCGTGTGTCATCAGCGTGCCCAGACGTCGCCGTTGCTGCCGCTGGATCTGATGCGCGTGCCGGTGCTCGCGTTGTCGTCGCTCACGTCGGTTGCCTGTTATATGGCGCAGACGCTCGCGTATGTCGGCATGCCGTTCCTGTTGCAGCACGCGTTCGCGCGCGGTGAAGCGGTGACGGGCTTGCTGATCACGCCATGGCCGCTGGTGATCGTATTTGTAGCGCCGCTCGCGGGCCGCTGGTCCGACCGCTTCGACAGCGCGCGCATGAGCGCGCTGGGGCTGGCAGTGTTTGCCGTGGGGCTGGCGTCGCTCGCGTGGCTGCCGGTGGACGCCTCGAACTGGGGCATCGCCGCGCGCATGGCCGTGTGCGGTATTGGCTTCGGATTCTTCCAGACACCCAACAATCGCATCATCATGATGGGCGCACCGCGCGAGCGCAGCGGGGCAGCCAGCGGGCTGATGACGATTGCCCGCACGGTCGGCATGACGCTGGGGGCCGCGCTCGTCGCGTTGCTCTTCGACGTGTATGGCGATGCCGGGGCGCACGCGGCGATGGTGGCAGCGACGGTGCTGGCGGCGGTGGGCGGTGTGGTCAGTCTGCTGCGGGTGCGGGCGAAGGCTGCCGCGTAGGCGACGTAAGCTGCACAAGGGTTCCGGCTTCTGACCCTGCTTTCGTCTCTGTCTCTGCCCGCGCTGCCAATCTCGTAAGGCTGGCTGAGTCGATTTGTCAAAGCGGGCCTTGCGCGATAGCATCGTGCCTTTCCGTGGTCTCGCTGCGGTGCCCGCCGGGTGCCGCGCTCCCCATTGCCGGTGTCCCCAGTGTCTCCTTCTCACGTACTGAGCCGACGCCGCCGGGCGAACCGCGCCCGCAGCGAACATGGCGGACGCGGCCCGGTCTGGCTGTTCGATCTCGACAACACCCTGCATCGCGCATCGCACGCGATCTTTCCGCGCATTAACCGCGCGATGACGGCGTATATCGTCGAAAAGCTGGGCTTGCCGCATGACGAGGCGAACCGCCTGCGGTTTTCCTATACGCAACGATACGGCGCGGTACTGCTCGGTCTCATCAAGCATCACGCCATCGATCCGCACGACTTTCTGGCACGGGTGCACGAGTTGCCGCCGCTGGCCGAGGTGCTGCGCGCCGAGCGCGGACTCGGGCGGCTGCTCGCGGGGTTGCCCGGGCGCAAGATTTTGCTGACCAATGCCCCCGCGACTTACGCGATGGCGATCGTCGATGCGTTGGGCATTCGCCGGCATTTTGAGCGCTGCGTGAGCATCGAAGACATGGCCGACCGGCACGCGTGGCGCGCCAAACCGGACGCGATCATGCTGCGCCGGTTGCTGGCGCGGGAAGACTTGGCGCCGCACCGCACGTGGCTGGTCGAGGACACTCGCTCGCATCTGAAGCACTTGCGGCATTTCGGCATCGGCACCGTATGGATTACGGGGCATCTGCCGACGAGAAACAGTCACGGCGACGTGATGCCGCGCAGTGGGCGCCCACACTATGTGGATATCAAAGTACAATCTCTGCGCGAGTTACGGGCGCGCCTTGCGACCGGGGCCGGCGCGAGACGTATCGCCCGGGCCGCCCGACAATCAAATCCCTACCGATAACGACCAGACGATGCAGCAGGAAAACTCTTCGAGCGGGGCCGGTTACGGCACCGCCGATGCGCTGGAGGCCGCCCCCGCGCCGGTGAAGACCACTCGCCCCAAACCGGGCGAGCGCCGTGTGCAGGTTCTGCAAACCCTCGCGGCCATGCTCGAAACGCCCAAGGGCGAGAAGATCACCACGGCCGCGCTCGCCGCGCGCCTGGATGTCTCCGAGGCGGCGCTCTATCGCCACTTCGCGAGCAAGGCGCAGATGTTCGAAGGGCTCATCGAGTTCATCGAACAGACCATTTTCGGTCTGATCAATCAGATCTCCGCGCAGGATCAGGACGGCGTGACGCAAGCGCGCGCCATCGTGCTGATGTTGCTTGGTTTCGCCGAGAAGAACCCGGGCATGACCCGCGTGCTCACGGGCGAAGCGCTGGTGGGTGAGCACGAGCGTCTGCAAGAGCGCATGAACCAACTGCTCGACCGCATCGAGGCGTCGCTGCGCCAGGTGCTGCGTCTGGCGTCCGCACAGGGCACGCTGCCGGAAACGTTCGACGCGAACTCGCGGGCCAACCTGCTGGTGTCGTACGTACTGGGCCGCTGGCACCGTTTCGCCAAGAGCGGTTTCAAGCGCACGCCGACCGAAGGCGCCGACCCGCAAGTGACGGCGCTGCTGCGCTAAATGGCATCCATGGGCGAACGACACCGTTCGCCCCTGCGTTTGCCCACGTGACCACTGCCGGCACCTGATGCTCGCTCTCATGTATGGGGCATGTATGTGTCAGGTGTCGATTCCGCAGATTACGTTATACTTTTGCAACTCGTGATGGGCCGCTGCCATGCAGACGGTATCGTTACGATGACTGGCGCGCCGATTTGGTGACTCGATTGCGGGCGCGCGAGTGGCTTTGACAGGGGCTTGTTCCGTCGAAGGCACTCAATACAAATGCGGCTAAAGAGGTCGTTCGCGCACCCCGCCCGTTTTTCGTCGACCTTTTTCCCCGCAAAGAACGCCTAAGAAACGCTGCCGTTGTTACGGACAGCGCGACCGGCATGTTTCGGACAGGAAATATGGAATCGTCAATCGGAATCGTCACGCCACAGCGGATGCATTTTGCGCAGCCGCTGGCACTGCAAAACGGCAGCACCCTCGCGGGCTACGACCTGATGGTCGAGACCTACGGTGAGCTAAATGCCGATCGCAGCAACGCCGTGCTGGTGTGCCACGCGCTCAACGCGTCGCATCACGTCGCGGGCATTGCCGCCGATAACCCCAAGGACATCGGCTGGTGGGACAACATGGTCGGGCCCGGCAAGCCGCTCGACACCAATCGCTTCTTCGTCATCGGGGTGAATAACCTCGGCTCGTGCTTCGGCTCGACCGGGCCGATGAGTCTCAATGAAGCCACGGGCACGCCCTACGGCGCCCGCTTCCCCGTAGTGACGGTCGAAGACTGGGTCAATGCGCAGGCACGCGTGGCCGACGTGTTCGGTATCCAGAAATTTGCAGCCGTGATGGGCGGCAGTCTGGGCGGCATGCAGGCGCTCGCGTGGAGCATCATGTATCCCGATCGTGTCGGGCACTGTCTGGTGATTGCGTCCACCCCGAAGCTGTCGGCACAGAACATTGCTTTCAACGAAGTGGCCCGCTCGGCCATTCTCTCCGACCCCGATTTCCATGGCGGCGACTACTACGCGCACGGTGTCGTGCCGCGCCGGGGCTTGCGCGTGGCGCGCATGATCGGCCACATCACCTATCTGTCCGACGAAGACATGGCGACCAAGTTCGGCCGTGCCCTGCGTCGAGCGGAAGTGCTGGTGGACGGTGTGAAGGGTGCCGAAGGCGGCGCGGCAGCACAGGACGACAGCTACCGCTTCAGCTTCGACGTGGAGTTCGAGGTGGAGTCGTACCTGCGCTATCAGGGCGACAAGTTTGCCGAGTATTTCGACGCCAACACCTATCTGTTGATTACGCGCGCGCTCGATTATTTCGACCCGGCACGCACGGTCGGTGGCGACCTCTCGCGTGCACTCGCCCACACCACGGCCAAGTATCTGATCGTGTCGTTTGCGACCGACTGGCGCTTCGCGCCGACCCGCTCGCGTGAAATCGTCAAGGCGCTGCTCGATACGCGCCGCACCGTGAGCTACGCCGAAATCGACGCGCCGCACGGCCACGATGCTTTCCTGCTGACCGATCCGCGCTATCACAATCTGGTGCGCGCTTATTACGAACGTATCGCCGAGGAGGTGGGGGTATGAGCCAGTCCACGGAACCGTCCAAGACGCCAACGACCAGCGCGCAAGCCGCACGTCTTGCGGCATCGGGCAATCAGATCACGGCGTCGCTCGCCGACCGCACCGATTTTCGCGTGATCGCACGCTGGATCGAGCCGGGCTCGCAGGTGCTCGATCTCGGGTGCAGCGACGGCTCGCTGCTGCGCCTGCTGGTCGATGAACTCGATGTGAGCGGCTACGGCATCGAGATCGACGATGCGGGCGTGCTGGCTTCGGCCAAGCGGGGCATCAACGTCATTCAGCAGAATATGGAAGGCGGACTCGCACTGTTCGAAGACAACAGCTTCGACACCGTCATCCTGTCGCAGACGCTGCAAACCATTCACCGCACGGCAGACATTCTGCGCGAGACGGTGCGGGTCGGCCGCGAAGCCATCGTGTCGTTCCCGAATTTCGGCTACTGGCCGCATCGGCTCTCGGTGTTGCAGGGCCGGATGCCGGTGTCGAAGAGTCTGCCGTTCCAGTGGCACAACACGCCGAACGTGCGTGTGCTCACGATCAAGGATTTCGAGGCGTTGGCCCCCGAGGTCGGTGTGGAAATTCTGGATCGCGCGGTGCTGCATAACGGGCGTCTCGTGTCGGTGGGCGCGAACTGGCGTGGTAGTCTTGCGGTCTATCGCGTCAAGCGTTCCTGAACCGACGGTTGCGGCGGCGGGGCGGCGCGCCGGGTGCTCCTGATTCGACGTCGGCAACGATCGACGCACGGGAGCGAGGGGCGGAGGCCGTTCGTCGCGCGCAGCCGGCCCCAATTGTCCTGTCCATGACCGATTCGATGCCGCCCGACGACGGGCGAGTGTTCCACCCCACGCGGATGATCATCTGCGTGATTCTCGGCTTCACCTCCGGCTTGCCGTTGTTCATCCTGCTCAATCTCGTGCAGGCGTGGCTGCGCAGCGAGCAGGTGGACCTCAAGGCGATCGGCCTGTTTGCGCTGATTCAATTCCCCTACACATGGAAGTTTCTGTGGGCACCGCTCATGGATCGCTTCGCGCCGAATCTGTTCGGGTGGAAGCCCGGGCGGCGGCGCGGCTGGATGTTCGTCACGCAGTTGCTAGTGGCCGGGGCCGTGGCGCTGATGGGGACGTATTCGCCGCAACGCGATCTGATGACGATTGCCGCGCTCGCGGCGGCGCTCGCGTTCTTCAGCGCGAGTCTCGACATTTGTCTCGATGCCTACCGCCGCGAGTTGCTCTCCGACCGGGAGCAGGGGCTGGGCACGGCGATGCATGTGAACGCCTACAAGGTGGCCGGGCTGGTACCCGGGTCGCTCGCGCTGATCATGGCCGACCATCTGCCGTGGTCGCAGGTGTTCTTCGTGACGGCAGCGTTCATGCTGCCGGGGCTGGTGATGACGCTGGTCGTCAAGGAACCGGCCATTCGCGGCACGCCGCCCAAGACGTTGCGCGAAGCGGTGGTCGAGCCGTTCCATGAGTTCGTGACGCGTGGCGGCTGGACGAAGGCACTGCTGGTGCTCGCGTTCATCTTTCTGTACAAGCTAGGCGATTCGATGGCGACGTCATTGGCGACGTCGTTCTATCTGGATTTGGGTTTCACCAAGACGCAGATCGGCGTGGTGGCGAAGGCCACGAGCCTGTGGGCGAGTGTGGCAGGCGGGATCATCGGCGGTATCTGGCTGATCAAGCTGGGCATCAATCGCGGGCTGTGGGTGTTTGGCGTGCTGCAACTGGTGTCGGTGCTCGGCTTTGCGTGGCTGGCGGAGGCCGGTGCCGTGGTGGCAGGACTCGGCGCGGTGATCGCGTTCGAGGCGTTCACGGCGGGGCTGGGGACGGCGGCATTTACGGCGTACATCGCCCGCACGACGGACCCGCGCTATACCGCCACGCAATTCGCCCTGTTCACCAGCCTCGCCTCCGTGCCGCGCACGTTTGCGAACGCGGGCACGGGGTACATCGTGGATGGCGTGGGCTGGCTGACGTTCTTCCTGATCTGCACCGTGCTGGCGGTACCCGGCATGCTGCTGTTGCCGAAGGTCGCCCCGTGGGGCGCAGACGATGACGGCGGCGTCGCTCAGACGCCGCGATAGGCCACCTTCTGGCGCTTGACCACTTGTGTGGCGAAGTCCGCGTCCGGTGGAATCGGTTCCCAGAAGAAATCCCACTGGAAGATCGGAAGGAAGTTGAATTTCTGCGAGCGGAAGATGCCCCGGTTGCGTTTGAATTCGCTATACCGATCGCCCGCGAACTCCCGGTTCACCGAGGTGAAGGGCAGCAGACGCTCCGCAATGTCCGGAAAATCGAACGCCGGATATTCCTTCGCGAGCGCCTCCAGCGCGTCGAACTGATCCCGGCCGATGACCTGAATGGCGGTCTCCGGCATGGCGTAGCGCTGGGCCCACATGACATGCCAGCCCGACTCGGTGTCATTGATGAAGTCGACGATCTGCTGGCTCAGCGTGTAGGCATCGGATTCGATGTGAACGATCTTGTCGGCGCCCATGGCGCGCGCGAGCGTCACCGAGTGCAGGAAGCTGCGCCACCATCCGGGATAGAGGCTCATGCTCTGACGCCCCAGATTGTTCTCGAAGCGCACGATGGCGTGCCCGTCGTCATGCGCCGAGAGGTCGCTCCCGGCGGCCACCGTACGGACGATCTCGGATGGCGGAAGATACGGGGAGCCGTCGTCGATCATCACTATCTTGTCGGCGTGGATCGGTCCGCGCCGGTAGTACTCGAGCCAGCGCCGATAGCGTTGCTTCCAGGCCTGGGCATCTCTCATGTAGCAGGTACAGAACAACAGGGTCTTCATCGTGCGTTCCGTTACAGCGTGTGATCGTAGTCAACGATCAGCGGTGCGTGATCGCTGAACTTGATGTCGCGGAAGACGGACGTGGTTTTGGCTTTGCCGGCGATACCCGGCGTGGCGATCTGGTAGTCGATACGCCACCCGACGTTCTTCGCATACGCCTGCCCGCGATTGCTCCACCACGTGTATTGCTCCGCGCGCTGATCCAGCGTGCGGAAGACGTCCACATAGCCGTGGTCGTCGAACAACTGCGTGAGCCACGCGCGCTCTTCCGGCAGGAAACCCGAGTTCTTCAGATTGCCCTTCCAGTTCTTGATGTCGATTTCCTTGTGCGCGATGTTCACGTCGCCGCACAACACGACTTCGCGCCCGGCGGCCTTCAACGCCAGCAAGTGCGGCATGAAGTCGGCCATGAAGCGGAACTTGGCCGCCTGACGTTCTTCACCGCTAGAGCCCGACGGGATGTACACCGAGATCACCGACAGATTGCCGTAGCGCACTTCGACGTAACGCCCTTCGGCGTCGAACTCTTGCTGGCCCCAGCCGATCACGATGTCGTCGGGCTCGCGGCGCACGTACACACCCGCGCCGCTGTAGCCCTTCTTCTCGGCGTAGTGGAAGTAGCCCTGATAGTCGTGCGGCTTGAGAAAGTCCGGCGTCATGTCCGGCAACTGCGCCTTGATTTCCTGCACACACAGAATGTCGGCGTC belongs to Pandoraea norimbergensis and includes:
- a CDS encoding porin codes for the protein MLGAGLAQAQSNVTLYGIVDTGIAYYNNAAGGGSFVGEPTLTGKVPSRFGFKGVEDLGGGLKAVFTLENGFQPGTGGLNYGGRLFGRQANVGLSGAWGTFLIGRQNNMTFYVTGNADVIGPSIFSLASIDPYIANARSDSAVGYMGKFYGVTLGATYSFGRDGSAAGGPSATNCAGNVAGNYQACKQFTGLIGYDYENFGISASYDQMRGNTGAAAPLTSSQYTDSHAVINAYYKWSSGRVGGGWIHRNVSADAASLSSDIYFLGFTYLPTITWAFDAQAIRYQLKSRANATMLIGRATYSLSKRTSLYGMAGWVANSQKGVVAIAAGGSVVTGANQFGTMLGIQHTF
- a CDS encoding MFS transporter; the protein is MSQSLTQPMPPSAPLADGLSARARRIAVPSILLGTFLGNLDASIANVALPTIARDLVADPASTVWVVNAYQLIFAMAVLPLAALGEKLGYRRVFLFGVAGFTVASLGCALAPNLAWLVAARVVQGLCGACMSTIVPALLRMVFPPNMGGRAISLLALTVALSTAAGPSVAAVILSLADWRWLFAINLPIGLAAFVASSRFLPATPGAERRLDVPGALLNAVALALIIIGLGHVGEAGHHGVAALQIVLGLVAAVILVCHQRAQTSPLLPLDLMRVPVLALSSLTSVACYMAQTLAYVGMPFLLQHAFARGEAVTGLLITPWPLVIVFVAPLAGRWSDRFDSARMSALGLAVFAVGLASLAWLPVDASNWGIAARMAVCGIGFGFFQTPNNRIIMMGAPRERSGAASGLMTIARTVGMTLGAALVALLFDVYGDAGAHAAMVAATVLAAVGGVVSLLRVRAKAAA
- a CDS encoding pyrimidine 5'-nucleotidase; this encodes MSPSHVLSRRRRANRARSEHGGRGPVWLFDLDNTLHRASHAIFPRINRAMTAYIVEKLGLPHDEANRLRFSYTQRYGAVLLGLIKHHAIDPHDFLARVHELPPLAEVLRAERGLGRLLAGLPGRKILLTNAPATYAMAIVDALGIRRHFERCVSIEDMADRHAWRAKPDAIMLRRLLAREDLAPHRTWLVEDTRSHLKHLRHFGIGTVWITGHLPTRNSHGDVMPRSGRPHYVDIKVQSLRELRARLATGAGARRIARAARQSNPYR
- the slmA gene encoding nucleoid occlusion factor SlmA translates to MQQENSSSGAGYGTADALEAAPAPVKTTRPKPGERRVQVLQTLAAMLETPKGEKITTAALAARLDVSEAALYRHFASKAQMFEGLIEFIEQTIFGLINQISAQDQDGVTQARAIVLMLLGFAEKNPGMTRVLTGEALVGEHERLQERMNQLLDRIEASLRQVLRLASAQGTLPETFDANSRANLLVSYVLGRWHRFAKSGFKRTPTEGADPQVTALLR
- the metX gene encoding homoserine O-succinyltransferase MetX, with amino-acid sequence MESSIGIVTPQRMHFAQPLALQNGSTLAGYDLMVETYGELNADRSNAVLVCHALNASHHVAGIAADNPKDIGWWDNMVGPGKPLDTNRFFVIGVNNLGSCFGSTGPMSLNEATGTPYGARFPVVTVEDWVNAQARVADVFGIQKFAAVMGGSLGGMQALAWSIMYPDRVGHCLVIASTPKLSAQNIAFNEVARSAILSDPDFHGGDYYAHGVVPRRGLRVARMIGHITYLSDEDMATKFGRALRRAEVLVDGVKGAEGGAAAQDDSYRFSFDVEFEVESYLRYQGDKFAEYFDANTYLLITRALDYFDPARTVGGDLSRALAHTTAKYLIVSFATDWRFAPTRSREIVKALLDTRRTVSYAEIDAPHGHDAFLLTDPRYHNLVRAYYERIAEEVGV
- the metW gene encoding methionine biosynthesis protein MetW, which translates into the protein MSQSTEPSKTPTTSAQAARLAASGNQITASLADRTDFRVIARWIEPGSQVLDLGCSDGSLLRLLVDELDVSGYGIEIDDAGVLASAKRGINVIQQNMEGGLALFEDNSFDTVILSQTLQTIHRTADILRETVRVGREAIVSFPNFGYWPHRLSVLQGRMPVSKSLPFQWHNTPNVRVLTIKDFEALAPEVGVEILDRAVLHNGRLVSVGANWRGSLAVYRVKRS
- a CDS encoding AmpG family muropeptide MFS transporter translates to MTDSMPPDDGRVFHPTRMIICVILGFTSGLPLFILLNLVQAWLRSEQVDLKAIGLFALIQFPYTWKFLWAPLMDRFAPNLFGWKPGRRRGWMFVTQLLVAGAVALMGTYSPQRDLMTIAALAAALAFFSASLDICLDAYRRELLSDREQGLGTAMHVNAYKVAGLVPGSLALIMADHLPWSQVFFVTAAFMLPGLVMTLVVKEPAIRGTPPKTLREAVVEPFHEFVTRGGWTKALLVLAFIFLYKLGDSMATSLATSFYLDLGFTKTQIGVVAKATSLWASVAGGIIGGIWLIKLGINRGLWVFGVLQLVSVLGFAWLAEAGAVVAGLGAVIAFEAFTAGLGTAAFTAYIARTTDPRYTATQFALFTSLASVPRTFANAGTGYIVDGVGWLTFFLICTVLAVPGMLLLPKVAPWGADDDGGVAQTPR
- a CDS encoding exodeoxyribonuclease III, coding for MRIITANLNGVRSASKKGFFEWFGNQDADILCVQEIKAQLPDMTPDFLKPHDYQGYFHYAEKKGYSGAGVYVRREPDDIVIGWGQQEFDAEGRYVEVRYGNLSVISVYIPSGSSGEERQAAKFRFMADFMPHLLALKAAGREVVLCGDVNIAHKEIDIKNWKGNLKNSGFLPEERAWLTQLFDDHGYVDVFRTLDQRAEQYTWWSNRGQAYAKNVGWRIDYQIATPGIAGKAKTTSVFRDIKFSDHAPLIVDYDHTL